In the genome of Syntrophales bacterium, one region contains:
- a CDS encoding chemotaxis protein CheX, giving the protein MDVNYINPFLQGTLDVLKTMAFITAVPGKPFVKKNTAAAGDVSGIIGITGDATGSLALSFTEPCICEVVNSMLGENHSVINPAIIDAVGELTNMISGAARNLMEKEGIKAFAAIPTVVHGKNHTINSIYNVPSIIIPFSTPAGLFFVDVCIKTTTQDERKTATYRVINTKTKIDAPSGEIAEEIKKQEEESEVTDRGAKLREKLKESLSMKNDIEKQLSNDTFMDLSKRRTFKKRAADLEVVIHRLKLDISTWEMLSKMAPAEIDNQKITNNYQNYPTNKPK; this is encoded by the coding sequence ATGGATGTGAACTACATAAATCCTTTTTTGCAGGGAACTCTGGATGTTCTTAAAACGATGGCTTTTATAACCGCCGTTCCGGGAAAGCCATTTGTTAAAAAAAACACAGCCGCCGCCGGTGATGTTTCGGGGATCATTGGAATAACCGGAGATGCAACCGGTTCTTTGGCACTCAGCTTCACCGAGCCATGTATTTGTGAAGTGGTCAACAGCATGCTGGGTGAAAATCATTCCGTAATCAATCCTGCGATCATCGATGCCGTGGGCGAACTAACCAACATGATTTCAGGAGCAGCCAGAAACTTAATGGAAAAAGAAGGGATAAAGGCCTTCGCAGCGATTCCGACCGTGGTCCATGGAAAGAATCATACAATCAATTCCATTTACAATGTCCCCAGCATCATCATTCCCTTTTCCACCCCCGCTGGATTGTTTTTCGTCGATGTATGCATCAAAACAACAACACAGGATGAAAGAAAAACTGCAACATATCGGGTAATAAACACAAAAACCAAGATCGATGCACCCTCCGGCGAAATTGCCGAAGAGATAAAAAAGCAAGAAGAAGAATCGGAAGTTACAGATAGAGGCGCTAAGTTGAGAGAAAAACTGAAAGAGTCTCTTTCAATGAAGAATGATATTGAAAAACAACTTTCCAACGACACCTTTATGGATCTCTCGAAAAGAAGAACATTTAAAAAAAGGGCTGCCGATCTCGAGGTCGTAATCCACCGTTTGAAACTCGATATTTCAACATGGGAGATGCTCTCCA
- a CDS encoding RES domain-containing protein, with amino-acid sequence MACCEKCFDEEHIIQFIKEFETKDDCDYCSGKDVYIADLSDVGGFIRECISKAYEDVNKSGLYWDPEEKENTAGQSIEEILIDEYTIFSEERLDASEQRKLLGDLLSESGPSWSDLKDGDGDPLDGGSAILVLRDEFYGPDSNKYEYSWNAFKHSVKHHARFFDLGEDQYKRDQILEPVLLLLDEQSIPLVTGTTLWRARAEGQKLPHTAKEIQNELGPPPLDKAMHSRMSPSGISYMYLSDTPETCLAEIKPDVGTRTWLGQFLTKKDLNILDLADVRAQYPDSIFSPDYDHDKNWATNFLKSFAQEISRPFKEESNALGYVPTQVFTELIRSNGYDGIKYKSSQRPTGTNYTLFCGPVESYTPYDLPTVTGIICFTDWMRLTLLRTVSIQEIDYKAKSGPFDREQNFTEADMLAETDIRSGAS; translated from the coding sequence ATGGCATGCTGCGAAAAATGTTTTGATGAAGAACACATAATACAATTTATCAAGGAATTCGAAACAAAAGACGATTGCGATTATTGCTCTGGCAAGGATGTTTATATTGCCGATCTATCGGATGTTGGTGGATTTATAAGAGAGTGTATCAGTAAGGCGTATGAGGACGTGAATAAATCTGGTCTCTACTGGGATCCTGAAGAAAAGGAAAATACAGCAGGACAATCTATTGAGGAAATCCTTATTGATGAATACACCATTTTTTCGGAAGAGAGACTCGATGCCAGTGAACAAAGGAAGCTATTGGGTGACTTACTCTCTGAGAGTGGACCCAGTTGGAGCGACCTAAAAGATGGGGATGGTGATCCCCTGGATGGCGGATCGGCTATTTTAGTGCTACGAGACGAATTTTATGGACCGGATAGCAATAAATACGAGTATTCCTGGAACGCTTTTAAACACTCCGTAAAACATCACGCCCGCTTCTTTGATCTTGGGGAGGATCAGTATAAAAGGGACCAGATTCTTGAACCGGTACTTCTGCTGCTTGATGAGCAAAGCATTCCCTTGGTTACTGGAACGACACTCTGGCGGGCACGGGCAGAAGGACAGAAACTTCCCCACACAGCCAAAGAGATACAGAATGAATTGGGTCCTCCGCCCTTGGACAAAGCTATGCACAGCCGTATGAGCCCATCTGGGATATCATACATGTATTTAAGCGATACGCCTGAGACGTGCCTCGCGGAGATAAAGCCAGATGTGGGAACGAGAACTTGGCTGGGTCAGTTTTTAACCAAGAAAGATTTAAATATTCTTGATCTAGCTGACGTTCGAGCTCAATATCCAGACAGCATCTTTAGTCCCGATTATGACCATGACAAAAATTGGGCAACAAACTTTCTGAAGAGTTTTGCCCAAGAGATATCGCGTCCGTTCAAGGAAGAGTCTAATGCGCTGGGCTATGTACCGACACAGGTATTTACAGAACTCATTAGAAGTAACGGATATGATGGTATAAAGTATAAGAGCAGTCAACGGCCCACTGGAACAAACTACACGCTATTTTGCGGACCAGTGGAGTCATATACCCCCTACGATTTACCCACCGTTACCGGCATAATCTGCTTTACTGATTGGATGCGCTTAACTTTACTCAGGACAGTCAGCATACAAGAAATAGATTACAAAGCCAAAAGTGGCCCTTTTGACAGGGAACAGAACTTTACGGAAGCTGACATGTTAGCGGAGACTGATATCCGCTCGGGTGCTTCATGA